The window CGCACGAGACAACACAATTTTGCCATTCTTAACTTCACGGATAAGATCGCTTTGATAGGTGGAACTGGTTATACAGGTGAGATAAAGAAAGGGATTTTTAGTGCCTTGAATTTTATCTTACCGGTGGATAAGAACACACTACCTATGCACTGCAGCGCAAACGTGGGTAAAGATGGAAATACAGCTATCTTTTTTGGTTTGAGTGGTACCGGTAAAACAACCCTTTCTACAGATCCCGAGAGAGAATTGATAGGTGACGACGAGCACGGCTGGACAGCAAATGATGAGATCTTCAATTTTGAAGGCGGTTGTTATGCAAAAGTGATCAACTTAAGTGAAGAACAAGAGCCTGAAATATTTAATGCCATCAAGCCTGGTGCCATACTAGAAAATGTAGTCTTAAAGGAAGATAAGACCGTTGACTTTGAAGATATCAGTATTACTCAGAATACAAGAGTAAGTTATCCTATTTATCATATCGATAATATCAAGGAGCCATCAATCGGAAAGAACCCTAAAAATATTTTCTTTCTTACCGCAGACGCCTTCGGTGTGTTGCCTCCTATTTCTAAATTAACACCAGGACAAGCCGCGTATCACTTTATCAGCGGATATACAGCCAAAGTCGCAGGTACAGAGGCTGGTGTAACTGAGCCGGTTCCTAGTTTTTCCGCTTGTTTTGGAGCACCATTTATGCCATTGCACCCAGTGAAGTATGCAGAGATGTTAAGCCAAAAAATGCGAGATGCTGGAGTGACTGTTTGGTTAGTCAATACTGGATGGACCGGCGGGCCTTATGGCGTTGGAAAGCGCATGCCATTGAAGCATAC of the Nonlabens marinus S1-08 genome contains:
- the pckA gene encoding phosphoenolpyruvate carboxykinase (ATP), with translation MSSKALKAQSISLDQYGIKNSKINYQLSPESLQDLTVSSFGGKETANGTLAVHTGEFTGRSPLDRFIVKDSITENEVWWGNINIPFNKKDFDNLLVRVTEYLDGKELFVRDAYACAHKDYRLNLRVINEYPWSNMFAYNMFLRPSEEELQSFDPEWTIINAPGFMADPKIDRTRQHNFAILNFTDKIALIGGTGYTGEIKKGIFSALNFILPVDKNTLPMHCSANVGKDGNTAIFFGLSGTGKTTLSTDPERELIGDDEHGWTANDEIFNFEGGCYAKVINLSEEQEPEIFNAIKPGAILENVVLKEDKTVDFEDISITQNTRVSYPIYHIDNIKEPSIGKNPKNIFFLTADAFGVLPPISKLTPGQAAYHFISGYTAKVAGTEAGVTEPVPSFSACFGAPFMPLHPVKYAEMLSQKMRDAGVTVWLVNTGWTGGPYGVGKRMPLKHTRAMIAAALDGSLEAANKDNFHVHSMFGVQQPRTCPNVPTEVLSPRKSWNNDKGYYETANKLTTFFRENFKKYEGQATPEILAGGPLK